Part of the Virgibacillus natechei genome is shown below.
TAGTGTCAGAAGCAAGAATAGGTGGTTTATTAAGTGGAAAAGCAGGGGTAACCCATTTTCACGTTGGTCCTGGAAAAGAAAAGCTCTCCCTATTGCATCAACTTATAGACAACTATGAAATTCCACCTTCCAAGCTTTATGCAACACATATTAATCGAAGTAAGGAATTAATCGATGATGCGATCTCACTTAGCAAAAAGGGATCCTTCGTTGACATTACTGCTGGAGATGAGACTGGAGAATTGATTCTTTATTTTAAAAATAACGGAGGCGATCTAAACCAATTAACGCTGTCTTCGGATGGAAATGGGAGTTTACCCAAGTTTAATCTAGAAGGAGAATTAATCGGTTTCGGGATTGCAAGTCCAAAAACATTGTATCAACAAGTCATTTCTGCTGTAATCGATTATCATGTTCCGCTTTCAGAAGCGCTATCCTTCGTAACAAGTAACACTGCTGAAGCATTGAATCTTCCTAAAAAAGGACAATTAAGAGAACACGGAGATGCAGATATACTAATACTGGATAGAGATACGTTACAAATTGAACACGCATTTGCTAAAGGAAAGCAAATGATTATGAACAAAGAGACGATCGTAAAAGGTACGTTTGAAATATAATACGTTATCGCAGTATAACAGGCAGTAAAACCCCCACTGAATGAAATTTTACTTTATCATTCATGGAACTGTTGAACCTGCTACATAGCATGATTACATGCATTTTTGCATCTCCAATTGGGTAAA
Proteins encoded:
- the iadA gene encoding beta-aspartyl-peptidase, producing the protein MITLIKNGEVYSPDYLGKQSILVFGDEIVKIDEVDEDKLLDIGLDVTIIDAENAIVTPGLIDPHVHLIGGGGEGGFATRTPEIQLSDIINSGITTVVGLLGTDGTTRHMTSLLAKARGLEEEGLTTYIYSGNYHVPTPFITSSIKDDVILIDKVIGAGEIAISDSRSAQPSLHELAKLVSEARIGGLLSGKAGVTHFHVGPGKEKLSLLHQLIDNYEIPPSKLYATHINRSKELIDDAISLSKKGSFVDITAGDETGELILYFKNNGGDLNQLTLSSDGNGSLPKFNLEGELIGFGIASPKTLYQQVISAVIDYHVPLSEALSFVTSNTAEALNLPKKGQLREHGDADILILDRDTLQIEHAFAKGKQMIMNKETIVKGTFEI